The genomic stretch CGTAACAAATTCTAATCCAAACGTGGACAGTTGATTAGATTGATTAAACCCCAAAAACAAACTTACCGCCGGATTTGGGGATTCATAGCATATTCTCCGTTGTAAATACTGTTGAGAAAGTGAGAGAGCACATAGTCCGCACCAGTCGTCATACACTGAAAACCTAATGGTATTCGAGCTTGGAGTGGATTCATTAGGAAATGGCGTGCCGTGCTCGCATCCAATTCCTCGTTCAGCTCGATCTGAGATTATTTTTGAGTGATTTGTTGGAGTGATCGCATGAAGAATGTTGGAGAATCCGATTGCTGAGATTATAAAGTTTTTTAATCGTTGATTTTTGTGGTTTATGTTGATCGCATTTTAGACGAGTGTTTGAGGTTTGAAAAGTGGCAGTAAGTGAGGATTGGAGTTGGCAAAATGAGCAGCAGCGAGGTGAAAAGCGCGAGTGTTCGCGACCTAGCCGAGGAAGCTAAGAAGCGGACTGTTTTTCTGATCGTAAGCGTTGTTGGATTGTCTTACCTCATGTCATGTAAGTGATTGTCATTATTCATCCCCTTCTTATTTGCTATCACTCTCATGTTATTCTACTGTTTATAGGAGAGTTCTGTCTGGTTATTTTGTGATTCTTGATAAGATTTGTGCTTTTAGTTTTCTATTTTCCTCAACCAGATTTGTTGATTAAGATAAGGAAATTGGTGATTACTCTGTTTAAATAGTTGGAGATGAAGCTGTAAGAGTTTGAGATTTGGGGATTCGTGGAGCTATTTGCAACAGGAACTGAAGTTACATTGAAGCAATATCGCAGCTTTATAATGAGAACATTATGCTTTTACATAAAATTTGTTGATTATTTTGTAGCTGCTAGTTAAATTTGAGAATGAGTGCTTAAATGATACTGGTTTTGGCTTGAGACTGTGAAGAAAAATTGTCCACGGTGATTGGTTCTATATCTTTCTCATTGCATGCGTTTATCACGTCTACGAACAGCAGAAAGTAAGGATTATAGTGTTTCAATCAGAGTGATAAGTTCTTCGACAACCTTATCAATCATGACAAGTTTCCAAATTCATTACCACATATCAATTTACATGATTATTAGCACATAAGATGCACCTTTATAGGACAAAAtaaagatgaaaatgaaattgGAGTTTTTATTTGGAGCTATACATGTTCCATTATTGTGAAAGGCATTTGCGTCTAAGTAACATTTTGAAGAAAAGCGCCAAGTGAGAACTAGATTTTTTTTCTCACAATGATAATTTTCTTGGATCTTTTTTCATGACACTTGCAAGATTCTAATTTCCTGTCCACAGTGTTTAGCAATTAATCCCTTTTCCTATTGCAGTAACAAGTTCTTCAGTTCTAGTCAACTTGCCTGCTGCTCTCTTGCTAATTATCACACTTCGCTATCTATTATTGGATATTGATACACGGAGGAAATCTGCTACTTACAAGAGCAAACAAACATCAGCAAACAATTATTCTAATAAAAATCTGCTTAAGGGCCTCAGGGTTGAGACTGAAAGGTCCGACTGGAAGCATGATGTGAACTCTCCTATTGTTGAAGATGCAATTGACCTATTCACTAGACATATTGTCTCTGAGTGGGTGACAGATCTGTGGTATTCACGCATAACACCAGATAGACAGGGTCCAGAAGAGATCATATTGATCATGAATGGCGTGCTTGGAGTAATTTCAAATCGCATgagaaatattaatttaattgattttttaacCAGGTACAGCTCTCCAATATTTTCCTAACCAATTTCTTCTCGTCGATGTAGTGTTTGAATGACATTTTAGACAAGTATTTGCTTGCATTTTGCAGGGATATTATCAAAATCGTATGTCGTAGGTTGGAGCTCTTTCGTGCAACAAAAACAAAGATTGAGAGACATCAATCAAGGTTCTTGACCACTGAAGAGCGAGATATAGAATTGAAGTCTCTTCTGGCTGCTGAGAACAAGCTGCATCCCATTTTATTCTCTGCTGAAGCTGAGCATAAGGTTGCACTCTTTTGGCATATTCCTTGCAGATTAGCTACAATAATCAGAAAATAGTTGCTTGCTTCCCCTACCtgacaaatttttttatattaattttggaGTAAACAGGTTCTTCAGCATGTTATGGATGGCCTTATTGTACTTACGTTTAAGCCAGAGGATCTGAGGTGCTCTTTGTTCCGCTATATAATCAGAGAACTTCTTGCTTGTGTTGTAATAAGACCAGTTCTGAATCTTGCTAATCCCAGGTAAGCACACTgttcatttttaatttcttaacaTCCCCCCCCCCCTTGCATGTTAAACATGCACTGTTTCTGTTTTAAATGGTCAACCTAATTTGGCATCTTTGTGCTGTGTCAATAATTTGATGGCAGGTTTGTTAATGAGAGAATTGAGTCTTTTGTCATTTCTAGAAAAGTTGAAAAAGGAAGTGTGGTGGCAAACATAACATCAGAGTCTAGAATAAATGCACCTGTCAGGATTCCATCTGATCTTAGCTCACAAATAGCAGATCCTTCTGCCAATGGTGTTGAACTGGTCCAATTGAAGAAGGGTGAAAAAAACAAAGAGGTCAATAGTCATGAATCAGTTGCCATGAACAGAGAACTTCTTCCTAAGGATCCATTGCTTGACATGGATACACGATCAACTCGCTCTTGGAATTCTTTTCCAGACACTCATAATGGTGATGAGAGAGGTCTTCGAAGAGAACTCTCCGGGGGAGAATGGGCTAATGCCCTAGACGTGTTTTCTCAAAGAAAAACTCATGCCCTGGCTCCAGAACATTTTGAAAATATGTGGACAAAGGGAAGAGACTACAGAAGGAAGGAAGATACAGATACATTGGCTGATCCTGCACAGAGGAACTATGCAGTGGGGGTATCTAATTCAGTGATGCAAACAAATGGTCTTCCCGAGCTGAAGAAAAAGGAGACGGGCACAAAAGTAAATTCTATGGGGAAAGATTTGTTGGACTCTGGATTTCATAGAAAGCTGGAGGATGGAAATGCTGAATCCTTATGCGAAGAGGCAGATCTTGAAAGTGTGCCTTCTGATGAGGATGAATCCTGGAGCAGTAGTTATACTGAGGATGATGATATGAACAATGTTATGGGTCTTGACTCTCCAGGTGTTAAAGTTTGGGatggtaaaaataaaaggaatttCAGCCACATTCATCATCCTCTTGAAACTTTTGACAGACACAAGAGCACAAAAACTAAGAACAGACAACTTCGTTCCACACTACATAGAACAAAGTCTGCAAAGAAAAGATCTCGATCTAGTACTCATAATGGGCAAGTCTGGCAAGAGGTGGAACGAACAAGTTATTTATTAGGAGAAGGGCAGAATGTGTTGAACCACTACAAAGTGACTGGCAAACCTGGAGACTCGAGCGAGGACTCTGAGGCAGAGCTATCGGGTAGAATAAATAGTGGAGCTACAACTTCATCATCTATGTCCTATGCTTCTTTACCTGAAAGTCAAAGTCTGGCAGCTAATTCGGCAAAAACTTCACTAATTGCtgattcatattttaaattaagaTGTGAGGTACTGCAATCCGAGTTTGCatttttttggaatttaattatacttgatTGCATGTTCTATGCTTGAAGATGCTAAGTACTCATTTACTTTGCAGGTATTGGGTGCCAATATTGTAAAAAGTGGATCCAAAACCTTTGCTGTTTATTGCATTTCTGTTACAGATATGAACTGTCACAGTTGGTCTATCAAAAGAAGGTAGCCTGATATCCTCTAGACCATCTGTTATATATTGGTTCTTGCAAAATGTTTGTTTTATGgttgtttttgattttttctcgTGTTTGGGTAATTTGGCTTCATAATGTATGGGTTCATCCTTTCATGCAGccatctaaataagcactgtttCAGATAAGACTTAAATAGTTGAGTAGTTGATGTAATTTTTTTCTGCATGACATTCAAAATAAGAGGTTGTGGGTGGTGGTTGGGTAAAAATCTTCCTGTTTGAGGAGATATGGTTTATATTGGAGATGATGAGTTTAAAATACAGTAATGCCACATAGTAAGGTTAATTTTCTAATGATAATGTTATTTCTGATGCTGACAGATATCAACACTTTGTGGAGTTACATAGGCGTCTGAAAGAGTTCCCTGAATATAATCTCCATTTGCCACCAAAGCATTTCCTCTCAACTGGCTTAGATGTGTTTGTCATTCAAGAGCGATGCAAATTGCTTGACCAGTATCTTAAGGTCCTACTTTActtaaattgatatattttctATGTGCTTTATAATTTTGCATTTTACTTTCATTTACatgtctctctttctctctttccaACTGCTTTGCAGAAACTTCTGCAGTTTCCAACTATTTCGTGTTCGATTGAAGTTTGGGATTTTCTTAGTGTTGATTCTCAGGTTTAAAATATGAGACTTATATTTTTCCAACTTGTGAGAAACCTCATGCTAGTATGTTACTAACTAGGCTCACTTTGCTTTCTGTGGTGATCTGCAGATgtatatattttcagattcaTTGTCCATACTTGATACTCTCTCAGGTGAATATCTGAATGACAAAGTTCCTTTCATCTTGATGACCTTTTAATAGTTTTGAACTGGTTTTGCTTCAGTTGACCTTGATGAAACAGTACGCCCAAAGATCAAGGACTGCAGGGATAATGTGGGGCCTGTATATGACCAGTTATCatccaaaaaagaaattttCAGTCATGGAAACCAAGATTCTACTTCTCGAATCAAGGGTGACCAAGCTACTGATGGATCAGGGTTGAAAGGAAAAGGTCAAGTTTCATCTTCACCAAAAAAGCCTGAAAAGGAATTCAAGAAGGCTTTTGATCAGTCAAGTAATGGCTCAGAAAACTCAGAGCAAAAGAACATAAAACGATCCAGTAAATCAGAAAGGACCATGGATAGTGATCATCAAAAATCACATCCTCTTGCTGCTGATAATTCCACTGATCCAATGCTTCCCAGTGAggtcattttctattttctttcttggcCTATTTCTTTATCGGATCTAAATTTCAGAATAGTGTCTTCTGATTGTTACGTTGGTGCATAATGATTGAGATCTTAAATTCAAACCAATCTATATTcactaattttaatataatttggCTTCTTCATTTTTCTTGCTGAAAtcgtattttttgtttttaccCTTCCCTGTTTCTAACAGTGGGTGCCGCCAAATCTAAATGTTCCTGTATTTGATTTGGTTGATGTCATTTTACAACTTAAAGACGGCGGATGGATCAGGTACTGAATGTTGTATAAATATGGACAAGTCAATATAAGGCTTGCTAAGCTCTCTCATGGCTATCCTTTAATTGTGCACTATGGTTGTGGTTACAGGAGAAAAGCTTTCTGGGTAGCTAAACAAGTTCTACAATTGGGAATGGGTGATGCTTTTGATGATTGGTTGATTGAGAAAATACAGCATCTTCGTAGGGGATCAGTGGTTGCTTCTGGAATCAGGCGATTGGAGCAGGTAATTTGGAATCTCAATTCAATTTTACTAGTACGGTAGTACCATGGGCTTCCCTATATTCTTACAAGAAAATTTAAGCTTTAAATCTTGTCGAGTACTCAGTATTTTGGAGAATCATGTGGTCTCACTTCTCTGATGATGCATGTGTTTGCTCTGACCTATTTCTCCAAGAAATATTGGATTATAATATTATCATTTGCAACTGCTATAACTAGATACTATGGCCTGATGGAATATTCATAACTAAGCACCCTCGGAGGCAGCGACCTCCTCCTGATAGCCCATCCTCTGGAGACCAATCTCCCGCTTCTTACTCTTCACCTAAAAAGGGAGATACCCTGACTCTGGAGGAAATACAACAACTGGAAGCTGAACAGCGAGCCAAATTTGTTTATGAATTGATGATTGGTAATATTTAACTGTCCATTCTAATCTTTATCTCATTTATAGTCATATGGAATTGAGAAAAATTTATTCAGCAACCATTCTTGGAGATAGTAATGAGTTGAGTCTTTTCCCGCAGACAAGGCTCCAGCAGCTATTGTAGGCCTTGTTGGACGTAAGGAATATGAGCAATGTGCAAAAGATCTCTACTATTTCATTCAGGTTATCCTTCTTGCATCGTGTCTGCACTATATATTTCATAGCATCCACATACAAACTGACAATAGTACTTTATATTTCATAATAGTACAGATTATCCTTCTTGCATCATGACCGCACTTCAACTGCATTTCATCATGCAGTTTACTATACCCATTGTATGTGTGGCACTTTCTTATAAATATGCTTGCATTTTGTGCCTGTCTAGTACCTAAATGCCAAGCACGAAGTATGAACATAATATGCTGGGCTATGCTCCACGGAGCGTCTGTGTAGTACTATAATTGATTTGTACTTTGCAAGCACCAAAATCAGCTGGAAGCATTGAATATTAATTCACTTATGATCCGTATGTTCTAGATGTGTTTCAGATTCTTCTGCTAGCCCCATAGGTGAAATGTTCCCGTCTATTGAAATTAAAGTTCTTACACCCCAATGCAAGTCAACAATACCTTCGGTGTAACTATAGATTTAATGTCTGTATCTGTTTCCCATAGTTAGTGTTAAGCAAtgaataatttatagtatattattGATGTGAAATATCATATTGGCATTATTGATTGAACTTCAGCTTGGACATATGGAAGCACAAAAATACAAGTTTGATCTGGAAAAGCTTGTTAAAATTTCTGCTTATGTTGACATCTACGTGACTAATCCAACCATTACATAAGTCACATATCAACCAACCCTTGACTGCAGCATATCCTTTCCTGTGTATTCTGATGTAAATCTTAAGATTGAAAATGTAGTCTCGTAGAGCATAGTTTTTAGTCTCTTTGCTTTTCTTTTCAATCAATAAACATTGTGTGCAATATATATTTTGTAGTCAAAACATTTTAGACATCCCGGCAACTGCTATTCCCACTTTCACTTCTACATTTTTAGTGATAAATAATCTGTGTTTCCATACATTTTCTTGTGGCCTTTGTACCTTCTAAGACTTGAAAAAGAATAAGCAAGTGATGTCATCATTTGATTTGTTCTTGCTATACTCAATCCTCTAGAATCATAACTGACAGACCAATGTCACTGTGCTTGCAGTCATCTGTTTTTATGAAGCAGCTAGCTTTCGATCTTCTCGAGCTGCTGCTTTTATCTTCATTTCCAGAACTTGACCATGTTTTCAGAGAATTGGATCAAGACAAAGAGAAGTTCGGcaaacccacattgagctagaATAGATCGAGTGATTAAAGAAGTGTGATAAAGAAAAGAGTGAATTTTTGCCTGAGATTGTCAGAGCAAGTGTGTACAGCGACATCTTTAGTTTCATACATCATTGAAAAGAAAACACTCCCAAATACCATATTTTTGCAGCCAGTTTGTGCTAAATAGTGGGCTCAGTAATAGGAATTTAGCATTCCTCATTGGTGTGGTGTGTAACTTGATTCAGAAAACAAGGTTAAAGGAAGACTAAGAATTCACTCTTTTCTTTAGCACAATGAGGAATGCTAAATTCCTATTACTGAGCCCACTATTTAGCACAAACTAAAAATGCTGAGAAACACTTCAAATTAATAGCCAAAGTACGATATTTGCGCCCTATAAAACACCTTATTTTGCGAATACAACTAATAAGAAATATTTGAAGCAAATTGGtctttcaaaattcaaaacaaagtacATCAGCAT from Salvia splendens isolate huo1 chromosome 15, SspV2, whole genome shotgun sequence encodes the following:
- the LOC121768437 gene encoding uncharacterized protein LOC121768437, whose product is MSSSEVKSASVRDLAEEAKKRTVFLIVSVVGLSYLMSLTSSSVLVNLPAALLLIITLRYLLLDIDTRRKSATYKSKQTSANNYSNKNLLKGLRVETERSDWKHDVNSPIVEDAIDLFTRHIVSEWVTDLWYSRITPDRQGPEEIILIMNGVLGVISNRMRNINLIDFLTRDIIKIVCRRLELFRATKTKIERHQSRFLTTEERDIELKSLLAAENKLHPILFSAEAEHKVLQHVMDGLIVLTFKPEDLRCSLFRYIIRELLACVVIRPVLNLANPRFVNERIESFVISRKVEKGSVVANITSESRINAPVRIPSDLSSQIADPSANGVELVQLKKGEKNKEVNSHESVAMNRELLPKDPLLDMDTRSTRSWNSFPDTHNGDERGLRRELSGGEWANALDVFSQRKTHALAPEHFENMWTKGRDYRRKEDTDTLADPAQRNYAVGVSNSVMQTNGLPELKKKETGTKVNSMGKDLLDSGFHRKLEDGNAESLCEEADLESVPSDEDESWSSSYTEDDDMNNVMGLDSPGVKVWDGKNKRNFSHIHHPLETFDRHKSTKTKNRQLRSTLHRTKSAKKRSRSSTHNGQVWQEVERTSYLLGEGQNVLNHYKVTGKPGDSSEDSEAELSGRINSGATTSSSMSYASLPESQSLAANSAKTSLIADSYFKLRCEVLGANIVKSGSKTFAVYCISVTDMNCHSWSIKRRYQHFVELHRRLKEFPEYNLHLPPKHFLSTGLDVFVIQERCKLLDQYLKKLLQFPTISCSIEVWDFLSVDSQMYIFSDSLSILDTLSVDLDETVRPKIKDCRDNVGPVYDQLSSKKEIFSHGNQDSTSRIKGDQATDGSGLKGKGQVSSSPKKPEKEFKKAFDQSSNGSENSEQKNIKRSSKSERTMDSDHQKSHPLAADNSTDPMLPSEWVPPNLNVPVFDLVDVILQLKDGGWIRRKAFWVAKQVLQLGMGDAFDDWLIEKIQHLRRGSVVASGIRRLEQILWPDGIFITKHPRRQRPPPDSPSSGDQSPASYSSPKKGDTLTLEEIQQLEAEQRAKFVYELMIDKAPAAIVGLVGRKEYEQCAKDLYYFIQSSVFMKQLAFDLLELLLLSSFPELDHVFRELDQDKEKFGKPTLS